The following coding sequences are from one Acidobacteriota bacterium window:
- a CDS encoding NADH-quinone oxidoreductase subunit M: MEAINTNYHVGIDGLSLWLVILTTFIMPIAILSTWHAVEKRPLAFYAFLLLLQSAMIGVFVSLDLLVFYLFFEASLVPMFFLIGIWGGANRIYAAVKFFIFTAVGSLLMLVAIIALYFMHQQATGVGTFDFVTLLGSIESGTLAFSASTGLLLFIAFALAFSIKVPLFPFHTWLPDAHTEAPTAGSVILAAVLLKMGTYGLMRFNFPLFPEAARELAPIFIVLAIIGIIYGALVAMVQPDVKRLVAYSSVAHMGFVILGMFSFTEWGMQGALYQMLNHGISTGALFLLVGFIYERRHTREISEFGGLANVMPIYATFFVITAMSSVGLPFLNGFVGEFLIMIGMWKSSILAVTATVNWNYIATMAAGTGVIFAAVYLLWMIQRVFFGKVTNEKNRGLVDLSPREIGIMIPLLFLMVFMGVYPRPFLDRSRDAVVAIQERVVKQAGGTVEVVETFEKE, encoded by the coding sequence ATCGAGGCGATCAATACGAATTATCACGTCGGCATCGATGGGCTGAGCCTATGGCTGGTCATTCTGACGACGTTCATAATGCCGATCGCTATCCTCTCGACCTGGCACGCCGTCGAGAAGCGGCCGCTGGCGTTCTACGCGTTTCTGCTGCTTTTACAGAGCGCGATGATCGGCGTTTTTGTCTCGCTTGATCTGTTGGTCTTCTATCTGTTTTTCGAGGCCTCGCTCGTCCCGATGTTCTTCCTTATCGGCATTTGGGGCGGAGCCAACCGCATTTATGCCGCGGTCAAGTTCTTTATCTTTACGGCAGTCGGCAGCCTCCTGATGCTCGTTGCGATCATCGCGCTTTACTTCATGCATCAGCAGGCGACCGGCGTCGGCACGTTCGATTTCGTCACGCTCCTCGGCTCTATCGAATCCGGAACGCTCGCCTTCTCGGCATCGACCGGGCTGCTGCTGTTCATCGCGTTCGCTCTCGCGTTCTCGATCAAAGTGCCGCTTTTCCCGTTTCACACATGGCTTCCGGATGCGCACACCGAGGCACCGACGGCCGGCTCCGTGATCCTTGCCGCCGTGTTGCTCAAGATGGGAACCTACGGCCTGATGCGGTTCAATTTTCCGCTCTTTCCTGAGGCGGCCCGCGAGCTTGCCCCGATCTTCATCGTCCTCGCGATCATCGGTATCATTTACGGTGCCCTCGTCGCGATGGTACAGCCGGACGTAAAACGGCTCGTCGCTTATTCATCGGTTGCCCACATGGGCTTTGTCATCTTGGGAATGTTCTCGTTCACCGAATGGGGAATGCAGGGAGCACTTTACCAGATGCTCAACCACGGCATCTCGACCGGTGCACTCTTCCTGCTCGTCGGCTTTATTTACGAACGCCGGCACACCCGCGAGATCAGCGAATTCGGCGGCCTCGCGAACGTGATGCCGATCTATGCGACCTTTTTCGTCATTACAGCGATGTCGTCGGTCGGCCTGCCATTCCTTAATGGTTTTGTCGGTGAGTTCCTGATCATGATCGGGATGTGGAAGTCCTCGATCCTCGCCGTCACCGCAACCGTTAACTGGAACTACATCGCGACGATGGCCGCCGGAACCGGCGTCATCTTCGCCGCCGTCTACCTACTCTGGATGATCCAGCGGGTCTTTTTCGGCAAGGTGACGAATGAGAAGAATCGCGGCCTCGTCGACCTCAGCCCTCGTGAGATCGGCATTATGATCCCGCTTCTTTTCCTTATGGTCTTCATGGGTGTTTATCCGCGTCCGTTCCTTGACCGCTCGCGTGATGCGGTCGTCGCGATTCAAGAACGCGTTGTGAAACAGGCCGGCGGAACGGTCGAGGTGGTTGAGACCTTCGAAAAGGAATAA
- a CDS encoding NADH-quinone oxidoreductase subunit N has translation MAGLLQSDLKSNESAMKYFILGSLASAFLLYGMALVYGATGTMNITEIAAKAADPNFPALLLVGAAMLVVGFGFKVAAAPFHVWTPDVYEGAPSPVTGFMAAGPKAAAFASFLRIFVIGFPVVGGLEAAGYLNYSWTTALAVMAIATMTVGNVAAIMQNNVKRMLAYSSIAHAGYALVGFVGAGVALTQSNRDAAIAAVAFYMLSYAVANIGSFAIITLLGQKNDRRTEFEDFNGIGFKSPVLAFTLSLFMLSLLGLPLTAGFIGKVLVFRPALEANNPLLTIMVVAAVINTAISAYYYLRMIVVMFFKERASDWVEPRIPSALAAAILVTVIGTFYFGIFGNRVIERFSSQPIAEAVSQR, from the coding sequence ATGGCCGGGCTCCTGCAGTCGGACCTCAAGTCGAACGAATCCGCGATGAAGTACTTCATCCTCGGTTCTCTCGCCTCGGCATTTCTGCTCTATGGAATGGCCCTGGTCTATGGAGCGACCGGAACGATGAACATCACCGAGATCGCCGCCAAGGCCGCCGACCCGAACTTCCCCGCCCTTCTTCTCGTTGGTGCGGCGATGCTCGTCGTCGGCTTCGGTTTCAAGGTCGCGGCCGCTCCGTTCCACGTCTGGACGCCGGACGTTTACGAGGGTGCTCCCTCGCCCGTTACCGGCTTTATGGCCGCCGGGCCCAAGGCTGCGGCATTTGCCTCGTTCCTTCGGATATTCGTCATCGGCTTTCCGGTGGTCGGCGGGCTCGAGGCCGCAGGTTATCTAAATTATTCGTGGACGACCGCCCTTGCCGTCATGGCCATCGCAACGATGACGGTCGGCAACGTCGCCGCGATAATGCAGAACAACGTCAAGCGTATGCTTGCGTATTCCTCGATCGCTCATGCAGGCTATGCCCTTGTCGGCTTTGTCGGAGCGGGCGTCGCCCTAACCCAATCGAACCGCGACGCCGCCATCGCCGCGGTCGCGTTCTATATGCTTTCTTACGCGGTGGCGAACATTGGCTCATTTGCCATCATCACCCTGCTCGGCCAGAAGAACGACCGCCGGACTGAGTTTGAGGATTTCAACGGCATCGGCTTTAAATCGCCCGTGCTCGCCTTTACGCTCTCGCTCTTTATGCTCAGCCTGCTCGGGCTGCCTTTGACCGCGGGCTTTATCGGCAAGGTGCTCGTCTTTCGGCCCGCTCTCGAGGCAAACAACCCTTTGCTGACGATCATGGTCGTCGCCGCCGTTATCAATACCGCGATCTCGGCTTACTATTACCTGCGTATGATCGTCGTGATGTTCTTCAAGGAGCGTGCGTCCGATTGGGTCGAGCCCCGAATTCCGTCGGCACTCGCCGCGGCGATCCTGGTTACGGTCATCGGCACATTTTACTTCGGCATCTTCGGCAACCGCGTCATCGAACGGTTCAGCAGCCAGCCTATCGCCGAGGCCGTTTCACAGCGTTGA
- a CDS encoding serine/threonine-protein phosphatase gives MLNVEVHATSHVGRVRKGNEDNYLMLHISRSVAWTGTQEDSEFIIESQTFEVDDNGVVLAVSDGMGGAMAGEGASKMAVECVCEKLLEDDIEETLTPEAYDYNLIAKLYYATVYANYLVHQQGRSDAQFQGMGATFTGIGVTSRGIDLIQVGDSRAYLVSNGKIYQVTKDQSLVQQLIDAQQISPEEAETHTLKNVILQALGAQNEIFPVAARLKPCNGDVLLLCSDGLSNKVSAAGMQRIVTENYDSLGQAAATLVTEANANGGEDNITVVIAKLSGDNLPEPNGDDVQLEILDLGNVHDTAEQDTAEIVEDEA, from the coding sequence ATGCTAAATGTTGAGGTTCATGCCACGTCCCATGTCGGACGCGTAAGAAAGGGGAATGAGGATAACTATCTCATGCTCCACATCTCGCGTTCGGTCGCCTGGACGGGCACTCAGGAAGATTCCGAGTTCATCATCGAAAGCCAGACCTTCGAGGTTGATGACAACGGTGTGGTGCTTGCGGTCTCTGACGGCATGGGCGGCGCGATGGCGGGTGAGGGCGCGAGCAAAATGGCCGTTGAGTGCGTTTGCGAAAAGCTGCTCGAAGACGACATCGAAGAAACGCTGACACCCGAGGCTTACGACTACAACCTCATCGCGAAACTCTACTACGCCACCGTTTACGCAAATTATCTTGTCCACCAACAGGGCCGCTCGGACGCTCAGTTCCAGGGAATGGGAGCGACCTTTACCGGCATCGGCGTCACCTCTCGCGGCATCGACCTCATTCAGGTCGGCGACAGCCGCGCATACCTTGTCAGCAACGGAAAGATCTATCAGGTTACAAAGGACCAGTCGCTTGTCCAGCAGCTCATCGATGCTCAGCAGATCTCGCCCGAAGAGGCCGAGACGCACACGCTCAAGAACGTCATTCTCCAGGCCCTCGGAGCACAGAACGAGATCTTCCCCGTCGCCGCCCGGCTCAAGCCCTGCAATGGCGACGTGCTCCTGCTTTGCAGCGACGGCCTTTCAAATAAGGTAAGTGCCGCTGGTATGCAGCGGATCGTAACCGAAAACTACGACTCGCTCGGCCAGGCCGCGGCAACGCTCGTTACCGAAGCCAACGCGAACGGCGGCGAGGACAACATCACCGTCGTCATCGCCAAACTAAGCGGCGATAACCTTCCCGAACCGAACGGCGACGATGTTCAACTTGAGATACTTGATCTTGGGAATGTTCACGACACCGCCGAACAGGATACGGCGGAGATAGTTGAGGACGAGGCCTAG